A stretch of Lactiplantibacillus brownii DNA encodes these proteins:
- a CDS encoding DNA/RNA non-specific endonuclease, which produces MIKRLHLARLMGILGLTVLLSGCSTVNQLSSDGSSHTASSSKRTAFAAGTSGDDKTTYATLAKQTYQSGAAAAIKVNSGKSTLKSSLWKNSKIDYGNLDGLNRTTTDTAYLSKANLGRSAGRAAQTWSPTGWHNQPITVNGKRVFPQNRGHLIAYTISFNLTQDGQFRNGEGGSLDNPKNLATQTAYSNQRTMQIYEDQVRTALEQGKKVIYRVTTVFRGNELMPRGYWSQAVSTDGSVNFNVYIWNVEPGVSFDYATGRGKADSQMQVAGADKVTSTANTKASRYSSHTTTSKQVERELLKYGYKAVKKAVN; this is translated from the coding sequence ATGATAAAACGACTGCATTTGGCGCGTTTAATGGGAATCTTGGGGTTAACCGTACTACTTAGTGGCTGTAGCACAGTCAATCAACTCTCTTCTGATGGGAGTAGTCACACCGCGTCTAGCAGTAAGCGCACGGCGTTTGCGGCAGGGACGAGTGGGGATGATAAAACAACTTATGCTACTTTGGCAAAGCAGACTTATCAATCCGGTGCCGCAGCGGCTATCAAGGTCAATAGTGGTAAAAGTACCTTGAAGTCGAGTTTGTGGAAAAATTCTAAAATTGATTATGGTAATTTAGATGGCTTGAACCGAACGACTACGGATACGGCTTATTTGAGCAAGGCTAATTTAGGCCGGTCTGCTGGACGTGCAGCACAGACTTGGAGTCCAACCGGTTGGCATAATCAACCGATTACCGTAAATGGCAAACGTGTTTTTCCACAAAATCGTGGTCATTTGATTGCCTATACGATTTCGTTTAATCTGACACAGGATGGTCAGTTCCGAAATGGCGAGGGTGGCAGTCTGGATAATCCTAAGAACCTAGCGACGCAAACGGCTTATTCTAATCAACGGACCATGCAGATCTATGAGGATCAAGTTCGGACTGCATTGGAACAAGGTAAGAAAGTCATTTATCGTGTTACGACGGTTTTCCGTGGTAATGAATTAATGCCACGGGGCTACTGGTCACAAGCTGTTTCGACAGATGGTAGCGTCAATTTTAATGTTTATATTTGGAATGTCGAACCCGGTGTCAGTTTTGATTATGCGACCGGTCGTGGCAAAGCAGATAGCCAAATGCAAGTTGCGGGCGCTGATAAAGTGACTAGCACGGCCAACACTAAGGCTAGTCGGTATTCAAGCCACACGACGACTTCAAAACAAGTTGAACGTGAGCTACTAAAGTATGGTTATAAAGCAGTAAAAAAAGCGGTCAATTAA
- a CDS encoding GNAT family N-acetyltransferase yields MTVVKIRPVQASELTQLWRLGFSQPQAAWTQWNGPYFKDQLPSQQAFETVIGPRDWLKQPKNWVITVDDQIVGNVNQHFVDGDLKRWLEVGILIYDDRHWGQQVGRRALTLWLTHLFTEVTTLPHIGLTTWSGNTRMMHLAAAIGLNLEGRIPQVRYWQGQYYDSVKYGILRSDWQLLQLKSH; encoded by the coding sequence ATGACAGTTGTTAAAATTAGACCAGTTCAAGCATCGGAATTAACACAATTGTGGCGACTTGGTTTTAGTCAGCCACAAGCGGCTTGGACGCAATGGAATGGGCCGTATTTTAAAGATCAGTTACCAAGTCAACAAGCTTTTGAAACGGTGATTGGTCCCCGTGATTGGCTCAAGCAACCTAAAAACTGGGTTATAACTGTCGATGACCAGATTGTTGGCAATGTGAATCAGCATTTTGTCGATGGCGACTTAAAGCGTTGGCTGGAAGTTGGCATTCTGATTTATGATGATCGCCATTGGGGCCAACAAGTCGGTCGGCGAGCGCTAACGTTATGGTTGACTCATTTATTTACCGAAGTGACGACTTTGCCACATATTGGGCTAACCACTTGGTCGGGCAATACTCGGATGATGCATTTGGCCGCGGCCATTGGTTTAAATTTAGAGGGACGGATCCCACAAGTTCGGTATTGGCAGGGACAGTATTATGATTCAGTAAAGTATGGTATTTTACGGTCAGACTGGCAACTGTTACAACTGAAATCTCATTAA
- a CDS encoding VOC family protein, with translation MQSKFYPYLAFDNAKTAIAYYQKVFGATDVYRLSPKPEQAKTFGLPADADLDNLTMHGGFTVLGVKVECADAFGHSAKPSDQITLMIDIDSEDETSAQAADAFYQQLVDSGEVEITMPFAEQFWGGKMGQFTDKFGVHWSLHSSPWSIAYDHQNN, from the coding sequence ATGCAATCAAAATTTTATCCTTACTTAGCTTTTGACAATGCCAAAACGGCAATCGCCTATTACCAAAAAGTTTTTGGTGCGACCGATGTTTATCGTTTGAGTCCCAAACCGGAACAGGCCAAAACGTTTGGCTTACCCGCGGATGCCGATCTTGATAATCTGACGATGCACGGTGGCTTCACCGTCCTCGGTGTAAAAGTCGAATGTGCGGATGCCTTCGGTCATAGCGCTAAGCCGTCAGATCAGATCACCTTAATGATCGATATTGATAGTGAAGACGAAACCAGTGCTCAGGCTGCTGACGCGTTCTATCAACAGTTAGTTGATTCTGGCGAAGTTGAGATTACAATGCCTTTCGCCGAACAATTCTGGGGTGGTAAAATGGGCCAGTTCACCGATAAATTTGGGGTTCACTGGAGCTTGCATTCTTCACCTTGGTCCATTGCTTACGACCATCAAAATAATTAA
- a CDS encoding TetR/AcrR family transcriptional regulator gives MAISIRTELDLQRAMYELLAQRSISQITVEQICQRALIHRSSFYRYYTDKFDLLAQMVMRALEELLAAEQTDAAGSAVMSRFIGTHTEILRHLLVTNTEGDNARSQQVINDCFLAIARTGATDRVFVMIRNARQPDLTAYLVSGAITSIVQWLSSDRRDGGDPKIQAAIETTLASLFSLEQHMI, from the coding sequence GTGGCAATTTCAATTCGGACGGAGCTGGATTTGCAACGTGCGATGTACGAGTTATTGGCACAACGGTCGATCTCACAGATTACCGTGGAACAAATTTGTCAGCGTGCGTTGATTCATCGGAGTAGTTTTTATCGGTATTACACTGATAAGTTTGATTTATTAGCACAGATGGTCATGCGAGCGCTGGAAGAATTATTGGCGGCTGAACAAACGGATGCCGCTGGTTCGGCCGTGATGTCACGTTTTATTGGCACGCATACCGAAATCTTACGGCACTTATTGGTGACAAATACAGAGGGTGACAATGCACGCTCGCAGCAAGTGATCAATGATTGTTTTTTGGCAATCGCGCGTACTGGGGCCACGGATCGCGTGTTCGTGATGATTCGTAATGCGCGACAACCAGATCTGACCGCATACTTAGTTAGTGGGGCCATTACAAGTATCGTGCAGTGGTTAAGTAGTGATCGCCGTGACGGTGGCGATCCAAAGATTCAAGCAGCAATTGAGACAACGTTAGCATCGTTGTTCTCATTAGAACAACATATGATTTAA
- a CDS encoding ArsR/SmtB family transcription factor, producing MNPNEAALQEFRETIPIFEVLADERRQQIMIELTQHAKGLTVGELTKIMQISQPAVSHQLKTLKDHHFVSVERQGTRNYYRVTFDGPLTKVEHLIHTLREDLKLKPYLH from the coding sequence ATGAATCCAAACGAAGCAGCTTTGCAAGAATTCCGTGAAACGATTCCAATTTTTGAAGTCTTAGCGGATGAACGCCGGCAGCAGATCATGATCGAGTTGACTCAGCATGCTAAGGGGTTAACGGTCGGGGAATTGACCAAGATTATGCAGATCTCGCAGCCAGCGGTGTCCCATCAGTTGAAAACGTTAAAGGATCATCATTTTGTGAGCGTTGAGCGTCAAGGAACACGAAACTATTACCGTGTGACATTTGATGGCCCTTTAACTAAGGTTGAACATTTAATTCATACATTACGTGAAGACTTAAAGTTAAAGCCATATTTACATTAG